GGCCAATGACAGAGATCGTTTGGAAAGCTTGGAAAGAATCTTGACCGTACATGGCAAAATTTGCCATCACTACTGGCGTTATCCCCCAATGAACGCCGAAGATCACAAACACTTCCCATATACCACCAATCACGCCTCCCGCTAATGGTGCTGAAAGCGAGACTAAACCATTATAGCTATTGGCGATAAGACTTGCTGCTGCTGAGCTAATTGGCCCAATGAACACAATCGTTAATGGGATCATGATTAGCATACAAATTAGTGGTAAAAATAACGGCTTAATAACGCTATTAATACGCGGTTCAAGCAAGCGTTCCAGATAAGAAAGTAGCCAAACTAAAAAAAGTGGCGGTAACACGCTTGAGGAATAAACCGTTTCAGACAATGGAATGCCTAGAAAATATAGACTTTCACCACTTTTAATTGAGGAAGCAATAGAAAACCAATCTGGTGAAACTAACGCGGCACAACAAACAAGCGCAATATATAAATTACATTTAAAGTGCTTTGATGCGGTGATCGCTATCAAGATTGGCAAAAAATGAAATGGCGTCCAAGACATAAAATTCAAGACACTATATGTGGTTGTAGTATTAAATGACGGATAAGCCAAGCAAATTAAAATTAAAAGGCCTTGTAAAATTCCAGCTGCTGCTAAGATATAGACAAACGGTGCAAAAACAGCAGACATCGTTGCGATAACACGATTTAACATCGAGCTTTTTTGCTCACTTGATGCGGTGTCGTCTAAATTAACCAGTTTTAAAAATGCATCATAAACTTTATCGACATGAGTACCAATTACAATTTGTAATTGTCCTCCTTTTTCAACTACCGTAATTACGCCTGCTAAGGCATTAATTTTTTCTTTGGCATCAATCGGTTGATTTTGAGTTACGAGTCTTAAACGAGTGGCGCAACGAGCGGCGCTAATAATATTTTTTTCACCACCGAGCTCGTGTAAAATCTGCGCCGCGAGTTTGTCATAATCTCTTATTTTTTTGGTCATAAGATAGCCTCATTATTAATGAAGCTCAATTATTACACGCAAACAATAAAATTAGTTACTAACAATTTTATTGTTTGAGATCTTAGTCACAAACTATTATTATCTTGAATTGTAAAAATAGACTAATTAAAGCTAAACTAAACGCGCCTTAATGATATTTATTTTTTAATAAATGATGCTTGGAAAAACACTTACAATTGAGATTTTATATGTTGAAATACGATGAAGTAGCACAAAAGATAGAACAACAGATTTATGCTACAAAACTAGCTGCCGGCACCCGATTAGAAAATATTGAAGAGCTAATTAAGCAATATCATGTTAGCCGAACAACCATCATTAAAGCACTCGACCAATTAGAGCGCCGCGGAATTATTTACCAACAGCAAGGTAGTGGTATCTTTGTTAGGCAAAGAAAAAAAGCCGGCTATATTAGTTTTATCGAAAGTCATGGTTTTACTAATGATCAAGAACGTATCCCTAGCGCAACTAAAGCGATTGAATTATCAATCATTAAACCAACTAAAAAAATTGCCCAAGAATTACAATGTGATTTAAATGAAGATATCTATTCAGTGAAACGCATTCGCTATGTTGAAAATACTATTCATTGCCTTGAGCAATCCTACTATCGTAAAGCGCTCATCCCTTATCTGAATTTAGAGATCATTTCAGGATCAATCTTCAACTATATAAAACATGTTTTTAATATTAATATTGGTTTTTCTGATAAGCATTTTGAGGTGACGACTCTTGATAAAGAGAGTGCAATCCTCCTCGAATTGCCACAAAACTCGCCTACACTTTATGTAGAAGAAATTTTTTATACATCGGCAGGCGAGCCATTTGATTATTCAATCAAACATTATCACTATAAGAATAGTAAATACTTCGTCCAGAGCCAGTTCACTTAATGGTTATCGAAATATTAAAAATATTAGCCATGCTAAGACATGACTAACCAAATTAAAAATAAGCTTGTAAAAATCTACAAACTTACCTAATGCTAATTGAAAAATAATTACCCTAAAATGCGGCGAACACATGCTATAGAAATACTAACGCCATCCTCCATTGCAGCAGTATCAAAATGCATATCGGGGTGGTGCAAACCAGGGCTTAAATCCACGCCTAGCCCCCAAAATCCAGCTTTGATGTTAGGTCTTTGTCGTGGATAATTAAAAAAATCTTCTCCGCCAGGGGTATAAATTGGTGGTTTTAAGCCCGTTTCACCTAACACCTCTTGAATACTTGTCGCAATAATAGCTGTAACATCATCGTTAATCACGGCCGCGGGGATCTCTTTTGAGACTATCGCCTTCGCGCTTGCGCCAATCGATTTCGCCGCAAATTCAATCGCACCGATTACTTTAGCTTTTAACTCATCCATCGCCTGATTGGTTGGCGCTCTGAGATCCCAACAGACATGAGCGTTAGCAGGGATTGCATTAGTCACTCCCGCATCACAAATACAACGTGTGGCTTTAGCACTGTAATTAAGCGCAGGGTTGAGATGAATACTATTGACCGCTTGTATCGCAAGCGATGCGGCATCAAGCGCATTAATACCCAAGTGTGGACGAGCCCCATGTGCGGGCATCCCCATGAAATCTACCTCAATGGTCGTCGAGGCTGAGTAATACATCGCTGGTGAAGCAAAGCCCTTTGGACATTCATCTTTAGGCCGTAAATGTAAACCAATAATGATATCGACATCATCAATCACGCCGCCTTCAATCATCGCTAAAGCGCCCGAACCAAGCTCTTCAGCTGGTTGAAAAATAAATTTAATTCGACCCTGCTGCACGATCTTGTTTTGCATAATTTGCTCAGCTGCCGCCAAAATAATCGAACTATGCGCATCGTGCCCACATGTATGCATT
The genomic region above belongs to Orbaceae bacterium lpD02 and contains:
- a CDS encoding glucose PTS transporter subunit IIA, translating into MTKKIRDYDKLAAQILHELGGEKNIISAARCATRLRLVTQNQPIDAKEKINALAGVITVVEKGGQLQIVIGTHVDKVYDAFLKLVNLDDTASSEQKSSMLNRVIATMSAVFAPFVYILAAAGILQGLLILICLAYPSFNTTTTYSVLNFMSWTPFHFLPILIAITASKHFKCNLYIALVCCAALVSPDWFSIASSIKSGESLYFLGIPLSETVYSSSVLPPLFLVWLLSYLERLLEPRINSVIKPLFLPLICMLIMIPLTIVFIGPISSAAASLIANSYNGLVSLSAPLAGGVIGGIWEVFVIFGVHWGITPVVMANFAMYGQDSFQAFQTISVIGQVGAALGFYLKSKNHDMKGVSLSAFITGIFGITEPAIYGVNLRFKKPFIYGCICGLIGGVISGFFDPFYFAYAGLPGPLTIVNGISAQHPSSIIGIVIGSLIALLGPVLLTQFFGTGEKPLASETRDEVQKIIFDSVEVNSPMIGEVLPLSAVPDPVFAEKMMGEGVAIEPTDNHVYAPFDGEVKVLFDKSRHAVGLRSTQGVELLIHVGIDTVKLTESYFNYHVSLNQQVKQGDLLMSFDMEKIKASGCPLITPVIITNSTDYQYIDPIDQGSVTMADTILIIKQ
- a CDS encoding GntR family transcriptional regulator, with translation MLKYDEVAQKIEQQIYATKLAAGTRLENIEELIKQYHVSRTTIIKALDQLERRGIIYQQQGSGIFVRQRKKAGYISFIESHGFTNDQERIPSATKAIELSIIKPTKKIAQELQCDLNEDIYSVKRIRYVENTIHCLEQSYYRKALIPYLNLEIISGSIFNYIKHVFNINIGFSDKHFEVTTLDKESAILLELPQNSPTLYVEEIFYTSAGEPFDYSIKHYHYKNSKYFVQSQFT
- a CDS encoding amidohydrolase — translated: MSKVLEHYKHLHTIPELGFAEHKTSAYISQCLKDAGYHVCENINNTTGITAVYDSGNPGPTLVLRADMDALGHIIDGKHCAMHTCGHDAHSSIILAAAEQIMQNKIVQQGRIKFIFQPAEELGSGALAMIEGGVIDDVDIIIGLHLRPKDECPKGFASPAMYYSASTTIEVDFMGMPAHGARPHLGINALDAASLAIQAVNSIHLNPALNYSAKATRCICDAGVTNAIPANAHVCWDLRAPTNQAMDELKAKVIGAIEFAAKSIGASAKAIVSKEIPAAVINDDVTAIIATSIQEVLGETGLKPPIYTPGGEDFFNYPRQRPNIKAGFWGLGVDLSPGLHHPDMHFDTAAMEDGVSISIACVRRILG